The window GGATTGCCATGATGGAGATGCTGGTCGACAAGTTCTTCAAGATGGAGCCGAATCCGGTCTCCGTCGACCTCGACGGAGACGGCGTGCAGGAGATCGTCGTCCCGGTGAACCAGGAGGAACGGGGTCTCATGGGCGTCGTGTACCGGGGGCCGGCCGGCTTTCGGCTGCAAGTGGTGGACTCGGGCTTCGAAGGCCTCGTCATCGGGCTGGGCGCAATCCCGGGCGAGTCCGCCCCGACCCTGGTGGCCGCTGTGCTCCGGCGCAAGGGCCTCCTCCGAACGGGGGGCGATACGCAGATCATCATCACCACTCCCGAGTAGGTTGCCGCGCAAGGCGACACCCCGGATCAGCGCCGAGCCCCCCCGTGGGATGCGGGACATCCTGCCCGACGAGGCCGAGTTACGCGATGCGACGGCGCAGACCATCCTGACCGTCTACCGACGATACGGCTTTCGGCGGGTGGAGACCCCGGCCCTCGAGAACATCCAGCTGTTGACCCAAGGGGAGGGGGGCGAGAACGAGAAGCTGATCTTCAAGGTCCTCAAGCGCGGCGAAAAGCTCGACCTGGCCCGGGCCGCCAGCGAGAGTGATCTGGTGGATCTCGGCCTCCGCTTCGATCTGACCGTTCCGCTGGCCCGCTATTACGCCCACAACCATGCCCAGCTCGCCAAGCCGCTGAAGGCGGTGCAGATCGGCCCGGTCTGGCGGGCCGAGCGCCCGCAGAAGGGGCGGTTTCGCCAGTTCACCCAGTGCGACATCGATATCCTGGGCGTCCGGTCGGCGATCGCCGAGATCGAGCTCATCCTGGCGACCACCGACGCCCTGCGCGAGCTCGGACTGCGGGACCTGACGGTTCGCATCAACGACCGGCGGATCCTGGTGGGGATGGCGCGCGCCTGCGGGTTCGCCCCCGATCGCTACGACAGCGTGTTCATCACCCTCGACAAGATGGACAAGCTGGAGCGGGCGGAGGTCATCGAGGAGCTGGAGCGCGCCGGCCATCCGGCCTCGGCCATTGCCGAGCTGATGCGGCTGTTCGCCCAGATCGAGAAGACGCCGGGGTCCGACCGGAACCTGGAAGACCTGAAGGCACGCCTGGGAGCGCACGCCGACGCGGCGGCCTTCGCCACGCTGGCCACCATCATGCGGACGGTCGGGTCGGAGGCCGCCGGACACTGGCAGATCGCCTTCGATCCGACCCTGGTGCGCGGCATGTCCTATTACACGGGACCGATCTTCGAGATCGGCTCGTCGGCGTTTCCGTCGTCGATCGCCGGCGGCGGACGCTATGACGACATGATCGGAAAGATCCTGGGCGAGCCGGTTCCGGCCACCGGCTTCTCCATCGGCTTCGAACGGGTCGTCTCGATCCTCATGGCCCGCCCGTCGGCACGGTCGGCGCAGGACCGGCGCATCGCCCTGATGTTCGACGAGACGGAGGACGACCTGGCCGCGGTGCTGAGGGTCGCGCGGCGGCTGCGGGCCGAGGGCCTGGCCGTGTCGGTCGAGGCGCGCGGCAAGCGCATGGGCGCCCGGCTGGCTGCCCTGGAGGTACACGGGTTTGCGGGGTTCGCCGTCTTCGATGGCACGGACCGACCCGAGCTACGGTGGTTCGGCCACCGGGACGGCCCGGCGCCCGGCGGGGGCTCGCCATGACCGAGCCGCTGGGCGACTGGCGCCGGTCGCATCCCTGCGGCGCGCTCAGGGCCGAGCACACGGCGCAGTCGGTGACCCTGATGGGCTGGGCCCACCGTCGGCGCGACCACGGTGGTCTCATCTTCGTGGACCTGCGCGATCGAACCGGCCTCACCCAGGCCGTGTTCAACCCGGCGACCAGCGCCGAGGCCCATGCCAAAGCGGAAGCCATCCGCAACGAGTTCGTGCTGGCCCTGCGCGGAGTGGTGCACCGGCGGCCGCCGGGAACGGAAAACCCCCGGCTGGCGACGGGCGCGGTGGAGGTCCAGGTGAGCGAGCTGCGCGTGCTGAACGATGCCCGCGCCCTGCCCTTCCCGATCGAGGACGACGTCGAGATCGACGAGCTGACCCGACTCACCTATCGGTATCTTGACCTCCGCCGGCCCCGGCTGTACCGCAATTTCGCCATTCGCGACGCGATCTGCCGCGCGACGCGGGCGTACCTGCACGGCCACGGCTTCATCGAGGTCGAGACGCCGTTCCTCATCCGCACCACGCCGGAAGGAGCGCGGGACTTCCTGGTGCCCAGCCGCCTCAATCGTGGCAGCTTCTACGCGCTGGCCCAGTCGCCCCAGCTCTTCAAGCAGTTGCTCATGGTCGGCGGGTTCGAGCGGTACTTCCAGATCGTGCGCTGCTTCCGCGACGAAGATTCGCGTGGCGACCGCCAGCCCGAGTTCACGCAGATCGACCTCGAGGCCTCGTTCGTGGACCGCGACGACGTCCTGGCCCTGGTCGAAGGCCTCGTCGTCGACATCGTCCGGGAGGTCAAGGGCGTGGAGCTGCCCCGGCCGTTCCCGCGGCTGACGTACGCCGAGGCCATGGCCCGCTTCGGGTCCGACAAGCCCGACCTCCGCTTCGGCCTGGAGCTCGCGGATGTCACGGCCCTGTTCCGGGGCGGCGAATTCCAGGCCTTCGCCCAGGTCGCCGCTTCCGGCGGGGTGGTGAAGGGCTTGCGCGTGCCCGGGGCCGGGGCGCTGAGCCGCCGGGAAGCCGATGAGCTGGTGAACACGGCCAAGACGTGGGGAGCCAAGGGCCTGGTCTGGGTCAAGGTCACGAGCGCCGGCTTGCAGTCGCCGGTGGCCCGCTTCCTGGAAGCACACCGCGCCGCCCTGCTGGAGGCCACTGGCGCGGGTGAGGGGGACCTCCTGCTTCTGGTCGGCGACCAGCGGGCGACCGCCGAGACGGTACTGGGCCGCTTTCGTGTGGAGCTGGCCGAGCGGTACGGTTTGGTGCCGCCCGACGCCTCCGCGGTCCTCTGGGTCCTGGACTTTCCTCTGCTGGAGTGGAGCGAGGAGGAGCGGCGGTGGCAGGCGATGCACCACCCGTTCACCGCACCGCGGGACGCGGACCTGGCTCGGCTGGAATCGGATCCCGGCTCGATCCTCGCCAAGGCTTACGATCTCGTGCTCAACGGCCAGGAGATCGGGGGCGGCAGTATCCGCATCCACCAGCAGGCGGTGCAACAACGCATGTTCCAGCTCCTCGGCATCGACAAGGACGAGGCCCGGGCGAAGTTCGGCTTCCTCCTGGACGCGCTGGAGTTCGGAGCGCCTCCGATGGGCGGGATCGCCTTCGGCCTGGACCGTCTGGCCGCCAGCCTGGCCGGCGAGGAGTCGATCCGCGAAGTGATCGCCTTTCCGAAGACGCAGAAAGGCGTCGATCCGATGACGGAAGCGCCGGCGCCGGCGAGCCCGGCCCAGCTCCGGGAGCTCGGCATCGCCGTGGTAGACTGGGACAGGAACAGCAAGCCGAGTTGAGCGAAGCCACCATCGTCACGCGGCGTATATCCCTGGCCCCGGACGTCGATCTCCTGCCGCTCCTGGGGCGCAACGACGACCACCTCCGCACGATCGAAGACGCGCTGGACGTGCGCATCGTCGCTCGGGGTCACGACATGACGCTCAAGGGCGAGGAGCGGCAGGTCCGCAAGGCCGAGCGCGCGCTGACCCAGCTGGCCGACCTGGTGCGCACGGGGGCGCCGGTGCGCAGCATCGAGGTCCGCGCGGCCATGCGCATGCTGGCCGGTGACGAGGACGCCGACTTCAAGTCGCTGTTCGCCGACGCCATTCCCGTCCCGTCCCGGAAGAAGTGGGTGGCCCCCAAGACCCTGGGCCAGAAGCGCTACGTCGAGGCCATCCGCACCAGCGACATGGTCTTCGCCATCGGGCCCGCCGGCACGGGCAAATCGTTCCTGGCGGTGGCCATGGCGGTCTCGGCCCTCATGAAGCGCGAAGTGGCGCGCATCGTGCTCACCCGTCCCGCGGTGGAGGCCGGCGAGCGCCTGGGATTCCTCCCCGGCGATCTCTACGAGAAGGTCCACCCGTATCTCCGCCCGCTCTACGACGCCCTCTACGACATGCTGGAGGCGGAGAAGGTGAGCAGCCTGATGGAGAAGGGCGCCATCGAGATCGCGCCGCTGGCCTACATGCGGGGGCGCACGCTCAACGACTCCTTCATCATCCTGGACGAGGCCCAGAACAGCACCGCCGAGCAGATGAAGATGTTCCTCACCCGGCTGGGCTTCAACTCCAAGATGGTGATCACCGGTGATGTCACCCAGGTCGATCTGCCCGCCTCGCGGGGATCCGGCCTCATCGAGGTGCAGAGCATTCTCAAGGACGTCCCGGGCATCCGCTTCGTGCACTTCGACGATCAGGACGTCGTGCGCCACGATCTCGTGTCGGCGATCGTTCGCGCCTACGAGGCCCACACCGCGCGGTCTCGTGACGGCGGCGCACCGGCCGGCCGACCTTAGGCGGTGCCGTGCCTCGTCCTGTGCCGTCGGCGCCGCCTTCCCGTGTCCCGGGTCCACATCGCCCGTGCGGCTGAGCGAGCCCTGGCGGCGCTGGGGCGGCCCGGCGCGAGCGTCGAGATTCGCTTCGTGGACGACGGCGAGATCCGACAGCTGAACCGAGCCTGGCGGGGGATAGGCCGCCGAACGGACGTTTTGGCCTTTCCCGTGGAGACGCCGGAGCTCGGCGGGCTGGTGGGTGAGGTGGTGGTCTCGGCCGATGCTGCCATGCGTCAGGCCCGACGTCTGGGGGTTCCCGTCGCCGCCGAGGTGGCGCTACTCGTCACCCACGGCGTCCTGCACCTGGTGGGCTATGACGACCGCGACCCCCTCGAGGCCCGGCTCATGCACGAGCGGGAGCGCGAGATCCTCAGTGCCCGCGAGCCGGCCCCGCCGGCTCGGCTCTGGAAGGGACTGCTGCACGTATGAAGTCGCCCGTTCGAGCGCCGGCTTCGCCGGCGCAACAGGTTCTGGGGGGAGGTTCCGGAAGGGGGGCGCAGCCCCCCTCCGGGTTTCGTGCGGGGTTCGTGGCCCTGTTGGGCCGGCCCAACGCCGGCAAGTCGACGCTGCTGAACCGCCTCGTGGGCGAGAAGCTGGCCATCGTGACGCCGCGGCCGCAGACCACCCGCAACCGGATCACCGGGGTCAAGAATCTTCCCGGGGCCCAGATCGTCTTCGTGGATACGCCGGGCTTGACTGTCGCCGGCGGAAAGCTGGGAGAGCTCATGCGCAGGACGGTGGAGCGGGCCCTGGAGGACGTGGACCTCATCTGCGTGGTCGTCGACGCCACTGAACGAGAGCATCCCGACCCGCTCTTGCTCGCGGAGCTCGCGGCCCGGTCGGCCCCGGCCTTCTGTCTGCTGAACAAGGCCGACGCCGTGGGTCCCAAGAGCCGGATGCTGCCGGTCATCGAGACCTGGCGCCGCCATCACGCCTTCGCCGAGATCCTGCCGGTCTCGGGGCTGGACGGCACCAACTGCGACCGGCTGATCGAGCTCATCGTGCGAGCCCTGCCCGAGCATCCGGCGTTTTTCCCCGACGATACCGCGACCGATCAGCCGGAGACGTTCTACGTCGCCGAGGTGATCCGGGAGAAGGTCTTCCTGCTGACGCGGGACGAAGTCCCGTACGCGGTGGCCGTGCGCGTGGACGAGCTCGTGGAGCTGAAGAAGCCCCCCCGACTCGATATCCGGGCGACCGTCTTCGTGGAACGGGACTCCCAGAAGGCCATCCTCATCGGTAAAGGCGGAAGTTTGCTCAAGCGGATCGGCATGGCGGCCCGGCACGATCTGGAAGCCTTCTTCGGCATCCACGTGTTCCTGGGGCTGACCGTCCAGGTGCGCCGCAGCTGGCGGAAAGACGACCGCGCGCTGCGCGAGTTCGGGTTCCGACTGACCTCCTGAGATGGCGCTCGGCAAGGCTACCGCGGTCGTGATCGGCAGCTTCCCGCTCGGGGAGAGCGATCGGGTGGTCACCTTCTTCTCGCGCGAGCGGGGAAAGATCCGGGGCGTGGCCAAGGCCGCCCGTCGGATGCGGTCTCGCTTCAGCGGAGCCCTGGAGTTGCTCACCGTCGGCCACCTGGTGTTCTTCGACGGGGGACGGAGCGACCTCGTGCAGGTCGACCACTTCGACGTGATCCATCCCTTCGACCGGGTCCGGGACGATCTGGAGCGGCTGGGGCAGGCGGCGTGGATGGCGGAGTGCGTGGGCCGGCTCACCGGCGACCGCGATCCCAATCCCGCCGTGTATGGGCTGTTACTGCGGGGGCTCAAGAGCCTGGAGCTGGGGATCGCGCCGCGTCGGGTGGCCGTCGTCTTCGGCCTGCGCTGCATCGAGGCGCTCGGCCACCGCCTCCGGATCGACGCCTGCGTGCTCTGTGGTCGGCGCCGGCCGGCCGACCGGGGCCCGGTGCCCGTCGACGTGGAGGGGGGCGGCACCGTCTGCGCCGGCTGCGCGGCGGGCGCCGACCTGCTGCACCTGGACGCCGGCAGTCTCGCCACGCTCCGCCGGCTTCGGGGCCTCAGCTGGGAGGAGGCGACGGGCAGTCGGCTCGGTCGCGCCGGGCGAGAGCTGCGCGAGCTACTCGAGCGTCAGGTGGGCGGGCTCATCGGCCAGCCGACCCGGACCTCACGCTTCGTACGGGAAATCGAGCGGTTTTCGCCCATACTGGGAGGCGAGGAGCGCCAGTGAAGGGCTCCCGTGACCGAGGAGAGCCTGTGACGGTGAGTATGGACGCGCTGGTGTCGCTCTGTAAGCGCCGCGGCTTCATCTTCCAGTCCAGCGAGATCTACGGCGGGTTGGGGTCCGCCTGGGATTACGGCCCGCTCGGCGTCGAGCTGAAGCGCAACATCCGGAACCTCTGGTGGCAAGACGTCGTCCATCGACGTGCCGATGTCGTGGGAATCGAGGCCGCCGTCTTGATGCACCCCCGCGTATGGGAGGCGAGTGGGCATCTCGAGCGCTTCACGGACCCGATGGTGGACTGCAGGGCCTGCAAGCGCCGGTTCCGGGCCGACAAGCTCGACGAGCAGCCGTGGACCCACTACTGCCCGGCCAAGAAAGACAACAAGTTCGAGGTCCCCGCCGGGGAGTCTTGCAAGCACTGCGGCGCCCGCCGCACCCTGTGCCCGGAGTGCGGCCGGGGGGAGCTGACCGAGCCGCGGCAGTTCAACATGATGCTGAAGACGTTCCTGGGCCCGGTCGAGGACGACGCGGCGCTCACCTACCTCCGCCCCGAGACGGCTCAGGCCATGTTCGTGAACTTCGAAAACGTGCTCCAGGCCACGCGGCGGAAGCTGCCCTTTGGCATCGCCCAGATCGGCCGCAGCTTCCGCAACGAGATCACGCCGGGCAACTTCATCTTCCGGACGCGCGAGTTCGAGCAGATGGAAATGGAGTTCTTCGTCAATCCCCACGACACGGTGGATGGCCGGCCCGCCGACGAGTACTGGCACGACTACTGGATCGAGGAGCGCCTGGCCTGGTACCGCCGATACGGCATCCGGGCCGAGAACCTCCAGCTGCGCGAGCACCCCAAGGAGGAGCTGGCCCACTATTCCAAGCGCACCGTCGACATCGAGTATCGCTTCGCCATCGGGTGGAGCGAGCTGGAGGGCATCGCCAACCGTACGGACTTCGACCTCAAGCAGCACGCGGCGTTCAGCGGCAAATCGCTGACCTATTTCGACGAGGAACGGAAAGCTCACGTCGTGCCTTACGTCATCGAGCCCGCCGCCGGTGTGGATCGCAGCGTGCTGGCGTTCATGACCGACGCGTACCACGAGGAAGAGGTGCGCGGGGAGAAGCGGGTCGTCCTCCGCTTCCATCCCGACATCGCGCCGGTCAAGATCGCGGTGCTGCCGTTGCTGAAGAAGCGGGAGGACATCGTGGCCCGAGCTCGGGAGGTCCGGGACTGCCTGGCCCGGCACTGGGTCGTGGTCTACGACGACACGGCAGCCATCGGCCGGCTGTACCGGCGCCAGGACGAGGTCGGCACCCCGTTCTGCCTCACGGTGGATGTTCAGACCGTCGGTGACGCCGGGCGCGGCGAGGTCGGCGACCAGCGTGTCACCATCAGGGACCGTGACTCGATGGAGCAGATCCGTGTGCCCCTGGCCGAGCTCCCCGCCGTGTTCGGACGCCTGCTTGGCGGCTCGGCCTGGGCCGAGGTCGCCCGCGAGTACCCCCGGGTGGGCGCCGACCGCTCCTAGCGAAGCTGCCGGGCGGTGTCGATCGGCGAAGGCAGCTTCGACTCCGGTGCCGGGAGCTCCGTCGGGCGGGACGCTGGCGGGTCCGGGAAACCGGTGGCGGGCGCCCCGGGGACCGGCGGCGGTGGAACCGGCGCCGGGGCCGAGGACGCGGCCGGTGGCAGCCCCGACGAGGGCGCCACCCCGGGGGAAACCGGTGGGGCCTCGTGGACGAGCGGCGGAACGCCGGCCGGAGTCTCAGGCAGGACCCTCTCTCGCCGGACGCCGCAGGGAACGTCGGGCTCGGTTCCCCTGATGAAGGCCATCGTCACGACCTCCACGCACTCGTTCGACGGATGGAGGTCGACCGGCGCCATGGCGATGTCCTCGGGGACCGGGAAGTCGTCCTTGGGGCTCTTGCCGATGACCTTCTGCATGTACGAGGTCCAGATGGGAACGGCCACCCGCGAGCCGGTCTCGTCCCGGCCCAGGCTCCGGGGACGGTCGTAGCCGACCCACACGCCGGTGGCCAGCTGCGGGGTGTAGCCGATGAACCAGGCGTTGGAGTAGTCGTTGGTCGTCCCGGTCTTGGCGGCCACGGGCCGGTTCAGGACTCGCGCCCCC of the Candidatus Methylomirabilota bacterium genome contains:
- a CDS encoding glycine--tRNA ligase; this encodes MDALVSLCKRRGFIFQSSEIYGGLGSAWDYGPLGVELKRNIRNLWWQDVVHRRADVVGIEAAVLMHPRVWEASGHLERFTDPMVDCRACKRRFRADKLDEQPWTHYCPAKKDNKFEVPAGESCKHCGARRTLCPECGRGELTEPRQFNMMLKTFLGPVEDDAALTYLRPETAQAMFVNFENVLQATRRKLPFGIAQIGRSFRNEITPGNFIFRTREFEQMEMEFFVNPHDTVDGRPADEYWHDYWIEERLAWYRRYGIRAENLQLREHPKEELAHYSKRTVDIEYRFAIGWSELEGIANRTDFDLKQHAAFSGKSLTYFDEERKAHVVPYVIEPAAGVDRSVLAFMTDAYHEEEVRGEKRVVLRFHPDIAPVKIAVLPLLKKREDIVARAREVRDCLARHWVVVYDDTAAIGRLYRRQDEVGTPFCLTVDVQTVGDAGRGEVGDQRVTIRDRDSMEQIRVPLAELPAVFGRLLGGSAWAEVAREYPRVGADRS
- the aspS gene encoding aspartate--tRNA ligase; its protein translation is MTEPLGDWRRSHPCGALRAEHTAQSVTLMGWAHRRRDHGGLIFVDLRDRTGLTQAVFNPATSAEAHAKAEAIRNEFVLALRGVVHRRPPGTENPRLATGAVEVQVSELRVLNDARALPFPIEDDVEIDELTRLTYRYLDLRRPRLYRNFAIRDAICRATRAYLHGHGFIEVETPFLIRTTPEGARDFLVPSRLNRGSFYALAQSPQLFKQLLMVGGFERYFQIVRCFRDEDSRGDRQPEFTQIDLEASFVDRDDVLALVEGLVVDIVREVKGVELPRPFPRLTYAEAMARFGSDKPDLRFGLELADVTALFRGGEFQAFAQVAASGGVVKGLRVPGAGALSRREADELVNTAKTWGAKGLVWVKVTSAGLQSPVARFLEAHRAALLEATGAGEGDLLLLVGDQRATAETVLGRFRVELAERYGLVPPDASAVLWVLDFPLLEWSEEERRWQAMHHPFTAPRDADLARLESDPGSILAKAYDLVLNGQEIGGGSIRIHQQAVQQRMFQLLGIDKDEARAKFGFLLDALEFGAPPMGGIAFGLDRLAASLAGEESIREVIAFPKTQKGVDPMTEAPAPASPAQLRELGIAVVDWDRNSKPS
- the era gene encoding GTPase Era, which produces MGGGSGRGAQPPSGFRAGFVALLGRPNAGKSTLLNRLVGEKLAIVTPRPQTTRNRITGVKNLPGAQIVFVDTPGLTVAGGKLGELMRRTVERALEDVDLICVVVDATEREHPDPLLLAELAARSAPAFCLLNKADAVGPKSRMLPVIETWRRHHAFAEILPVSGLDGTNCDRLIELIVRALPEHPAFFPDDTATDQPETFYVAEVIREKVFLLTRDEVPYAVAVRVDELVELKKPPRLDIRATVFVERDSQKAILIGKGGSLLKRIGMAARHDLEAFFGIHVFLGLTVQVRRSWRKDDRALREFGFRLTS
- the recO gene encoding DNA repair protein RecO, with protein sequence MALGKATAVVIGSFPLGESDRVVTFFSRERGKIRGVAKAARRMRSRFSGALELLTVGHLVFFDGGRSDLVQVDHFDVIHPFDRVRDDLERLGQAAWMAECVGRLTGDRDPNPAVYGLLLRGLKSLELGIAPRRVAVVFGLRCIEALGHRLRIDACVLCGRRRPADRGPVPVDVEGGGTVCAGCAAGADLLHLDAGSLATLRRLRGLSWEEATGSRLGRAGRELRELLERQVGGLIGQPTRTSRFVREIERFSPILGGEERQ
- the ybeY gene encoding rRNA maturation RNase YbeY; the protein is MSRVHIARAAERALAALGRPGASVEIRFVDDGEIRQLNRAWRGIGRRTDVLAFPVETPELGGLVGEVVVSADAAMRQARRLGVPVAAEVALLVTHGVLHLVGYDDRDPLEARLMHEREREILSAREPAPPARLWKGLLHV
- the hisS gene encoding histidine--tRNA ligase; translation: MRDILPDEAELRDATAQTILTVYRRYGFRRVETPALENIQLLTQGEGGENEKLIFKVLKRGEKLDLARAASESDLVDLGLRFDLTVPLARYYAHNHAQLAKPLKAVQIGPVWRAERPQKGRFRQFTQCDIDILGVRSAIAEIELILATTDALRELGLRDLTVRINDRRILVGMARACGFAPDRYDSVFITLDKMDKLERAEVIEELERAGHPASAIAELMRLFAQIEKTPGSDRNLEDLKARLGAHADAAAFATLATIMRTVGSEAAGHWQIAFDPTLVRGMSYYTGPIFEIGSSAFPSSIAGGGRYDDMIGKILGEPVPATGFSIGFERVVSILMARPSARSAQDRRIALMFDETEDDLAAVLRVARRLRAEGLAVSVEARGKRMGARLAALEVHGFAGFAVFDGTDRPELRWFGHRDGPAPGGGSP
- a CDS encoding PhoH family protein — translated: MSEATIVTRRISLAPDVDLLPLLGRNDDHLRTIEDALDVRIVARGHDMTLKGEERQVRKAERALTQLADLVRTGAPVRSIEVRAAMRMLAGDEDADFKSLFADAIPVPSRKKWVAPKTLGQKRYVEAIRTSDMVFAIGPAGTGKSFLAVAMAVSALMKREVARIVLTRPAVEAGERLGFLPGDLYEKVHPYLRPLYDALYDMLEAEKVSSLMEKGAIEIAPLAYMRGRTLNDSFIILDEAQNSTAEQMKMFLTRLGFNSKMVITGDVTQVDLPASRGSGLIEVQSILKDVPGIRFVHFDDQDVVRHDLVSAIVRAYEAHTARSRDGGAPAGRP